The genomic DNA TATTAACTTATTTGCTGTTTGCTCAAGGTATAGAACAAGCAGTGGGAAAAGCGGCGATGCCATGAAAATTGGGTAACACGGTTCTCTTGCACCGCACTGAAGTTAGAGTTGCCATCATTGACTGCTGCTGTTAGGAATGTTCTTTGGGGTTTTTCCAAGGCCTTGTAATGTTGTTGCAACTTGCaacttttcttgtttttatccCTTTAATTTGGTTGTTCTCTTGTCTTTGATGTATACGTTGTGTAGGTAACTAAACTAATGGATTGtcatttatgtcattttaattcTTCTACTGCAATTATCATTTTGGACCTGCATCGGCAGATATGTAACACATGTTTTTTATGCGTGAATATCATCATCATTCTTTtgcaaaattcaattttgaatATTAGGACCATTGCCAACATGCTCAAGTGAGACATGCGGTGCATGATGCACaagtaaaattaatatttcGTTATCCACACACTCATATGATGAACTATcaacacattatttatttaattttcccCTTTCGActatgattatgtttttttttttcttcaataaaaaacaatatttttttttttcctttttttgagAGTGGAGGGACGTTATGAATATGTGACTTTGTGTTTGGTGGAGTTTTGGTAATCGGCAAGGACCTAGAGGTAGGAGAGCGaaaataagaaggaaaaaaaaatgtgctGAGGATTTGTCATATGAGTGTGTTGTGTAgataaacaaaattcaaatgttGAAATTACTCACACATGTGCATATTAGTAATAGCCATAATTAGATATAAATTGAGAAAACCTTCTGTCCATGAATTTTGTAAGATTAGGATTTGAGAGATGTTATTGTTAGAGGGGCTGGATAGTTCAATCGATTTGAGATGAGGAAAAAGAAGTCGGAGATCTGGTTCAAACCTGgataaatagaagaaaaaaaaactatacaaactatccaaacaattgtttttacttGAATTACTTTCACACTCATTAAGAAAATTAGTTAGTCCTTCGATAATCGGCATATAAATTAGTTTGTTAGACATATATATACAAACtatacaaacaaaataatttataaaaactaaTGTTAGTTTGGATAGTTAGACATATAAAAACTAACTAGTTAGTTTGTGAAAACTAATCTAAAATAGTAAtttataggcttaattacaccacatgtcctttaagtttgacgtTTGTAATAGataggtcatttaagtttgttttgtaACATATAGGTCCTTTAACTTTGTAACATTGTGCAACTAAGTTCTTCCATTaacaaaacatttattttttaaaacaaaacacttaacaCATTACATTAATGTTACACTCAACAATGTTTGATCGTTTAATATGATTGCACgcttaaattaaactaaaaaaacaacatGTTACAAGGATTGTTCACTTTACTTgattaaatatcaaatttattgttGCAATAACACAAGTTAAAGCCAACAACATGCAAGTTACATGAGCAATCTTCAAAAATAATCATAACATTTTCCAATTAATAACATGTTTTTGCCTTTTGCATGCCACATCACAGACTTCACAGCCACGTCAGTGTTTTTTTGACGGTGAGTTAACGGAAGGACTTAGTCGTACACTGTTACAAagttaaaggacctatctgttacaaaacaaacttaaaggacccatCTGTTACAAACGTCAAACATAAAGGACCCGtggtgtaattaagcctaatttaTATGTCGATTATTGAATGCAAATTTGTATATTGGATTCACTCTTTTTTGGATACGTTGATTGTTGAATGCAAGTTCGTATCTTGCTTTTACTTGTGTGTTTTGGCTTTGAAAGTACATtaaacctctctctctctttctctctttccttCATGAGTAAGTCTTAAAATCTAGAGTAAACCTCAGATTGtgtgaagcccggatacgagatacgatacggatacgatactgcactgATACGTCGATatagaaaaatttcaaaaatcaagagatACGGttgggatacgttaataaaaaaaattatataattaaatgtacaatataattgtaaccattttttttaatatgcaagtatattaacaaacacaagaaaccaggCTCGTAacacattaatataaatataaataatattgacgattaagagagtggtcattagtcaattacatacgcaatatataccaaaaagagcaccatcaTTGCTATACATCAATGCtacactatatccaaaaggaacttgttagtgttatactatatcgatccaaaaaagaatcattatatccaaaaaaagaacacatcagtacTAAGAGTTAACACTAACAAGTAACTAACGTTTACATCTCCTCTCCTCCATTCCCATCATCAAGATACAAATAAACTTCCAAATCCGGTTCATCCAAAGACAACTCTGCTAACTCAATTCCAACACCATCAAGCGGTTCATACGCATCTCCACTAATGTCCCACATTCTTGATTGTCCTTTCTTATATCCATCTTATTTCCTTGACAATAGTCGAAGATTAATATGCACATAAACCAAATCTTCTACCCTTTTTGAatccattttgtttctttttcaagaatggataaaagagaaagtacTCAAATTTCTCTCACAACAGGAGGAAGAACAAGGTTGCACAAGAAGCTTTAAAGCAAGCTTTTGGATGGTTCGACGGTGGCCAAAGTGGACGGTGAccactttggaagaaaaagttgaaaccctaatttcttagtaagggaaagatgcaattggttgtgtggtgtggtgtgggtcgtactggcaccaaagaaagataaaggaaatgtatatatattatagtaatataatgtttttattcttattttttacacaaaaaaaaaacagaaatcaaaataatataaaaaatacaagtatccgtgcgtatcgggatgtatcggataattatttttttaaaaaataaaatttaatatttggatactctccgGATACGTATCGGAAAATATCGGacaggtatcggtgcaggatacgcaggggatacaATATATCATCCATTTtaaagtatcggggcttcacagCAGATTGATTAAAAGATTTTCAAAATAGTATATTGATCGAAGGTGAACAGcatcaaaattttctttttagtatATGATATTAATTAGAAAATAGCAATTTATTCGATTAAAATAATACCATTAGGCAGTCAAACAATAATGGTAACATGTATGGCACTACAGAAAAGTGTAAATGACTGAGGTACCACCTACAAGATCCAATTAGCATGAAAAATAAGTTCGATTGAGTGAGAATTAGATGTAGCTTTAAATCATCATATGTCTATCAAAAGTGTAAATGTGAAGAACTAAAATTATGGATGGAACTAAAGTTTACTTTCACAAGTCACAACAGATCTATTTATTATCTTTGGCAGTATGCACAACTGTCCTGAGCAAGCTGTACATTCTACGTTAACTCCTGGGTGCTCACCAGTTCACAGAACCTCAATGCTATTCTTCTTACAGAGTATATTGCTGTTTTATTTAGTAGAAAAGCATTGAAAATGAATCAAACCTGCTTCTCAACTTTCCATTGTGTGATTTATTTGGGTTGTTTTTACATTTTAAGAATTGTTTTGATGCTGGAATTCCAACCTGCTACTTGTTAAAAATATTGAACAAAGATAATGGTGGGCCTTTCTAGTTAGTCGAACTGCGAATCTTCCGCTCAATACTCACATATCTCTGGCAAAGTCCACAAGGCAATGCGCTGAATCTTCACAATCTCCAGGAATGATAAATCAAGTAATATGATAGAATGAAGACTGTAAATATTACTGGTAAAAAGAAATTGAGAATCCCAAGAACAAAGCAGTCACTGTTCCCTTATGACAGTTCTGCTTCTACCTGCGCTTTCCTTGACGATGGAAGTGAATTTCTCCAAAGAATACATGATCACACTGATTTAGCTCACAAGCATGAAACTTGCTCAGATTGAAGTGAGCCTACAAGTAAATAGCATACCACATGTATCATTACAAATCTAATTCTcaggttttattttttgttaatgaaATACTGCCTCCGTCCCTTTTTATTGGAGTAGTCTACAAAAAAGTTTTGTCTCTAAATATAAGATCATATCCAAATTTTTAGATGCATTGATTCATCTTTTTCCAAATATACCCCTTATTAATATTACCAATTTGTCTTGGTATATGAAAAgttaacattaaatatatatttaagagttgtgctagcaacactctcttttcaacactctcccAAACACTCTATtctttattggtttaaatcaagGTGGTCCTCACATTTTGGAAATGGGTTCCACTTAAAGTGGTGGGACACgcattgatttcatccaataaaagagcGAGTGTTAGAGAGTGTATAAAAGAGAGTGTCCCTAGCATTCCTCTATATTTAATTAAGGGTAATCTAGTAATAGTCACACACATTTTAGACAACCTTAttaccatagttttaaaacccGGCTCGGACCGGACGGTCCGACCGGTTGAACCGTGAACCGGTGGTGTATCTGGTTCGATCTACTTATTGGATCGGTTGTGCAGTTGAACCGGTGAGAACCGGCGTGACTCGCTTGAACTCGGTAAAACTCGGTGACTCAGCCGGTTTGGTGAACCGGACCGAGTCACAACACATCGTTatttcaaaagataaaaaaaccagaaaatgagaaaaagtgAGAAAGATTATCACGCAGCAGGGAGATCTCGCGATGGAAGGGGAAAAGATGTCGGAAAGCAAGAACAATGATGGAAGGGAGAAGATTATCACGCAGCAGGGAGTATTTGGATCTACTTTTGGTTTAGAGAGAATAGAAGATGAGAGTTGTGGAGGTGACGGCTGTGAAACACCAAAAGCAGGGTTATGTCTCCAAgtaattgtttttccttttttaagtAAAATGGTAAAGTCAACATGTGAAAGGCTAGAGATATTTTATACTGTTATTACTTTATTCATCATGCATAAGATATATTAAAcagaaatagaaaaaagataGAAATATTTTAACTACGTGTGTTATTGTAAATTGgcttatatttgaaaaatgaatttgtGAAATAAGTTAATTTGTGtaatgattttttaatatttctataGATTACCCGAGTATTTTAGAAGTTTTTACTGACCGAGTCATCCAATTTAATCTAgtttaatatacatataattttttataatgacCGAGTTATACGACCGAGTCATCCGGTTTAATccgattcagtcatgcggttcaaccATTGACCCAAtggttcgaccaatgactcagtgACCCAGTGACCTCACCGAGTCAATGACCGGtccggtttttaaaactatgcttaTTACTCCAACAACTTTACTTAATACCCATGATTTTTGTAAACTACTCCTATAaaaagggacggagggagtatgtaaaAAACATGAGATGAGCGGCTCAGGATTCGTCAGCAATCAAATTTAGCATTTACTAGCTTAGAGGAAAGGGAAAATGCAGGATAGTAGAGCATAGGTCATGAGAATAATGTAAGCAAAGAAGTGTACCAGATTGAAAGCCAGAACTGGCAGGGAAGAATACATTGTGACTCTGGTTGAGGCTGTTGACTCCAATAAACCATTGACCATAGAAATCTGATATTTGGCATTGAAAAGTCTATATTCAGCTTACAAAACTATTTTGGCCTTCACAGTCGGTATTGCCCACACATGTAAATCTTGACTTGCACTGGTTGTCATATGAAAATAGAACATGAATGATAAGTTCAGCCATCACAGATTCCCTCCCTCTTCATACATCAACCTGTCAGGGTTTCTCATCGTTAAAAGGTTGTCATTAAGATGATAAAACCAAAGAAAACTCAACAATTTGGCAACAGTTCAGACTGAGAAAGGACCTAATAGCTAAGAGTTAATCCAAGAGCAAAAAAATAGATCCGCCTGCTTGTTAAAAATGCTTAGTAGTTATACATTGTGAAGGAAGAAGAGTAACAGTCTTAgcaatttataaaagaaaagttCAATAAGAAGCAGCAGCAATGACTttgaacatacatatatacatacctATGCACagaaacatttatatatatatcctattatttaattttaattcaagttCTCAGAAACAAGGGAAACACACATTTCCTAAGCATTTATGTAGAGTGAAGACAATAGATTATGGAAGCATAATCCAAAATGGAACTAAAGTAACTGtcaaaagttaaataaaaaataaaatggaactAGAGTATCtgaccttttttcaatatttactAGACCTCTGGCGATCATTTCTTCACGAAGTTTCTCTGCCTTATCAGTCTCATTTCTCTGTAGCAGTACAccaataattatttcaaaagttatagcATCAGGGGGGCGATCATTGTCCTCCATTTTTGAAAGTAAGAGCATAGCTTCACCAAAAGAGCCATCTTTACAAAGTGCATTGATAAGAATAGTATATGTTTGTACATTGGGAGAACAGCCATGCATCAAAAGATGTTTAAGAGCATCTTCTGCCATCTTCAATTTTTCACCTTTGCACAAATTGTCAACAATTGCATGGTTTGTGTAAAAATCAGGCCAAATCCCTTCAACAATCTGTCGGAATAATGAAATTGCCTTGTCAAAAGGTTGGGTTTTACAAAACGCATCTAACAATATATTGTAAGTGATTACATCTGGTGATTGACCACTATCACACATTTCATCAAGAAGCTCTTGCACATGTGGTATTCTTCCCAAATTGCATAAGCCATCAATAAGAGAATTGTAAGAAGCAATATCAGGTATTAAATTTTTATGACGCATCTCTTTAAAGAGAACAATGGCTTCATCAACCATTTCAGTCTTGCAATAACCATTAATCAAGACATTATAATTCAAGATATCAGGTTCCAAGCCACTTTTGACCATTCTATTGAATATGTCTTTTGCCACGTTAACATTATTTCTTAAACAATACCCATCCATCATAGCATTGTAGGTAACAATGTTAGGTTTCACGCCTTTTTTCATCATCATAACAAGCACACCTAGGGCTTCTAAGATCCTTCCTTCTTTACATAATGCATCAATCAATATATTATACGTGACTACATCAGGGGGTTGAGCACTACCATGCATTTCATCAAGAAGCTTCTTCACATGTGATATTCTTCCCGAATTGCATAAGCCATCGATAAGAGAATTGTAAGAAGCAATAGTAGGGACTAAATTTTTATTACATAGCTCTTTAAAGAGAACCATGGCTTCATCCACCATTTTAGTCTTGCAATAACCATCAATCAAGACATTATAATTCAAGACATCAGGTTCCAAGCCTCTTTTGACCATTCTATTGAATAGTTCTCTTGCCTCGTGGACATTTTCTCTTGAACAATACCCCTCCATCAGAGCATTGTAAGTAACAATGTCCGGTTTCTCGCCTCTTTTCGACATCATCGcaagcacaccttgtgcttctAAGATCCTCCCTTCTTTACATAATGCATCAATCAATATGTTAAAGGTATAGTCATCTGGGTCAACATTCTCCCGCACCATTTTTGTTAGTAATTGAGTAACCTCTTGCCATCGACCCACACTACAACAACCATCGATTAGAGAGTTGTAGGTAACAGCATCAAGTAAAATCCCCCTCTCACCAATTTGAGAACACAACCCAAGGGCATCCGAAACAAATCCATCTTTGCAGAGTCCATCAATGAGTGCACTATACATTACTAGATTGGGTTGAACGGAGCTTTTCTCCATCTCCTGTAGCAAATGAAGGGCAGCTTTTATTTGCCCATTTTTGGATAACCCATTAATCAAAGTCCCATAAGTAAATTGATCAAAAAGATACCCTTGGGCTAGTAGGTTTTGGCAAAAGTCTAAAGCTTTGAAGATCATACCATTGATACAAAAACCATTGATAATTGTATTAAAAGTGACCAAATTGGGTTGATAACCACTCTTAAGAATGGTAGCCAATAATGAAAAAGCAAAAGCCGTGTGAGATTGATGAAAGTAACAATTAATCAAGATGGTGAAAGTAGCAATGGAAGGGGAAATTCCCTTTGATTGAAGTTGCGTAAAGAGTGAAATGGCAGTGGGATAATGACCCATTCTGACAATAGCACCCAAAAGCTTGTCAAATACAGAAGTGGGCGGAGGAGGAAAAACACGAACCATGCGATTGAAACAAGTAACAGCATCATCTACATTACGAAATCTACAATTTTTGTGGGGATTTTGGGGTTGGAAATGACCAAAGAAACGAGAAGAAATAGAGAATTTGGGAATGGCATACCTTATTGGATTGAGCATCctcaaatttcaaaatcaagATGCGAGAATGGATCGTCTGTTTCTCTCTTTGAATTACAATCCATTCACAACCTGCCTAGGGTTTAAGCCTCCATTGTGCTTCTGCTTTATGCcattttctttacttttcaACTTGTATTTTTATCTTCTCTTTTTATGGTCAAGTtgtatttttatctttaaaaataaaatatacatattattAAAGGTAAGTATGTTTTACATTTGGGTGAGATATACTCCATAACGATGATAATGCAATAATGTCAAAAGttgtaattatatttttatgtgcatttttaaaaataaatatgaacgATGTAGCCGATAATTGATGGATGAAGACTAATAACTTATAGGTGATAGTTAAAAGATATGATGGCGATagtaagaaaaaaatgtttgctGCAGAAGTGCAGAGGTAGGAATGAGATTGAGAAGTGGAACCGTGGAAGATAGGAGAGAAACAAATCTAGTGTATATTAAAATCTATACACTTTAGTGATCCAATGGttcataattattatttaaattggTCCATTGATGAACCACTTAAATGATGGTTCACTCTAGAATTCACCGTATTTATTACttcctaaaaaattaaattaaacataataatgaacatttttttagtagaaatAATAATTAACACTTATCATTATCAGAATGTATTTCTATGAAATATACCAAATATctaattttgaaattattttttttacgtaTGTATAGTATTATTAACCAAGGACAGTTATACTATACATCCTTAAAAATGAAGCAAGGTGACAGTGGTAGTGACACAAGTCAAGTGATGGAGGGTACTATGTGACGAACATGAGGATGTTGGGGGGGAAATGAGTTTTGATTTCATCCAGTTTCTTGACTTTTCACCGAGGCATCACCCACCGCACGAATAAAAGTTGAACAAAATCCAAGAAACAGTTAAACTTAGATGATGTTACTTGTGCAAAAAGTCAGCAAGATTCGAATGCATTGTAGAAAATCAGATATGAatgattattaattattaattgtatatataccaaaaatgaattattttttcttcacatattcaaaagaaaacaatCACGAAATTGCACGCAGTAtctttgattattattaattaatgccAAGGTCAAAACAGTGCACTCAACTCTGTCCTGTCCCTCCAAGCTACTGACTAGAGGCTCATTCTGTGGTTGCATCTGTTGCTAACTTGCTACGCTGTACATACCCATGAATCCCTTATCATCATTTCAAACTCACATCACACCTTCAATGAAAATATAGCAGGACATTCCTCTATGATGGAGTACCTGTTCTCGAGTTAAGTTCCACAAAGTCAGATTGAATTCATTGAGATAAGAAGGGACAAAATCCTGTATTTTCCTTCatcattattatatatttctGGTTATGGTTAAGTTCTTTGCAACATCTCTACATGTCCACTATGCGTGCTTGATGTACACCGGAGTAAGAAATAATATCCAATGCACTAAAGGCAACTTAAAAGCCAAGGAAAATGATAAGCCATAACACACCACAACACAATCATACTCCAGTGTTATTTATGTTCTCCAATGAGATCACGGCACCAGATCTACCCTCATCCGATGGGCTAGAATGTGACATCAGAATATAAATCACCCACAAATGAAGGCAAACAAGGTAAATCAAAGCCCACAATTTTGCCGTTGAGTTCCTTTTCAGAAAAACTGCACCAGCCACAAAAATATAATCTATTTGTTGAAGCAATGACCCCAGCTGTTTCTTGCCAGAGTGAATTCTGGCTTTTAGCATAGgcttaaattttgaattagagAGCTCCCACAATCCAGATTCTAAGTCACTTGATGATGAGGCAGGATTCATAGCAGTTGAACCTGAGACTGACATGTTCTCGTCCAGCAACCTCGACACTGCCTGCTGAGTCAATCgtgaaaattataaataaaaaaaatcaagtatatCATGATTTCAAGAATAAGTATCATTGCCTTGGTAAAAAGCATACCTCAATTCGAAATATAAGGCTTGCCTTCTCAGATGAGAGTGATTCAACCTGTTGACACGAATAAACTTTTTTAACATAAAGGAGCCTGAAGCAAGTCCCAATTATGTGTTTGGGTGAATTTGtttcaaaaacaattatttgCATTTTAACCTGCTTGATTCTGAAAACCATATCAGACTAATATGTTGATCAATCTTGTTTTATATCCCAAGAAAGTTTTTTACAAACTGTTAATGTGTTCAGTTGCTTCGTAAGACTGACCAGTGGCTGGTCAAGCCTGAATTAAAACAGTGATTCTTGAGcatttgcaaaaatattacatctAACTGGATGTATGAAAGACTCACCTTAGCTTGTTTCTGTATTAAATGATCAGTCATCTGATGGAGCCTACGCTTGAGCTCAACTTCAACTTCCGTTGGCTCTTCTATCTCCTTCCTTGTCATTTCAATATCAGCTTCCAGTTTCCTTGCCTGTGATGTGCAGCTGTATTAAATAACTTCATATCCAAGAGAAATCATATTGACTTTGACAAGTTGAATGCAAAACTTAATGAAGTTGGATATGTAACACAGCAAGTACTAGCAATCCATAAAGAAAAGTTTCAACATTTTTTAGATACGATATCCAGACATTAGATTCAGAGTCTGAATGAAAAGTGacctaaaaatcataattaaaaaggTCCCTTAAAGGTTGAAACTAATTACAAGTAGCAAGcctttataattgattttaacatgaCGATTCTTTCACATTCAGTTAAGGTCAAGCGGTTAAGTCTATAGAGTGAGGTACCATGATAGGTGCCTCACTCTTGAAGTACTTGAGTAAATGTGTTTTGCATTTGGTTGAAATTTTGTACATTTGTATACAGCTCCGCGGACGTCAATCCTCTGCATTTCAAATAACGCAAACAAGTTGTATGCTTTCACCAGCTGAATTTCTAGGCTGTTTTGACGAGTTTTCTTCCCGTTTTTTGCCAAACATTCCTGATTAAAGCACCCTAGCAAGCTTCAATTTCCCTTTGCTGGAGACAGTTCACTCTTGGCAACTATTACAACTGACAGTATGACCTGCAGTTCACGCTCAAGCAAATCATCACCTCTACCAACGTGTCCCCTCCATTCTTAGTCAAAACACGATTTGAAATCAGTAAGCTATTTGACAAGTCAGGCAGCTTCCTTTGACTATTCAAATTTGGGGCATCTACAAAGTTGGGTATTGATAATCATTAAGTGTGGTGCATTGCAatctttgttcatgaaaattgaAGCTTCGCAAGTTGACCAAACTATCTTTGTTCACAAAGCTTCAAGAGTGAGGTTCATGCATCACCTTAGAAGTAAGAACCTCAAAACTCAAATGTTTCCGATATTGCGGATCTTTTCCTCAGATTTGGCAAGAATCTCTTTCAACCCGGGCGATGGCATCCTTGACTGTGCATTGTTTACCTCTGGTACCGTCAGATGGAGGCAGACTTGGGGTTTGCACAACCTCTCTTTCTGTCTTTTATAAACTATCAGAGGGATCGACGTATTTGTAAATATTTACATTCAAGTTGCCTTTAATATATCACAACcgttaaatattttactttcaaATCTAATGGACAATGGTTCTTCACTGGTGAGTCACTTTTATCATGTGTTACCTTGGACAAGCCATGGCTAAGGA from Medicago truncatula cultivar Jemalong A17 chromosome 8, MtrunA17r5.0-ANR, whole genome shotgun sequence includes the following:
- the LOC11417028 gene encoding pentatricopeptide repeat-containing protein At1g62930, chloroplastic isoform X1, whose translation is MLNPIRYAIPKFSISSRFFGHFQPQNPHKNCRFRNVDDAVTCFNRMVRVFPPPPTSVFDKLLGAIVRMGHYPTAISLFTQLQSKGISPSIATFTILINCYFHQSHTAFAFSLLATILKSGYQPNLVTFNTIINGFCINGMIFKALDFCQNLLAQGYLFDQFTYGTLINGLSKNGQIKAALHLLQEMEKSSVQPNLVMYSALIDGLCKDGFVSDALGLCSQIGERGILLDAVTYNSLIDGCCSVGRWQEVTQLLTKMVRENVDPDDYTFNILIDALCKEGRILEAQGVLAMMSKRGEKPDIVTYNALMEGYCSRENVHEARELFNRMVKRGLEPDVLNYNVLIDGYCKTKMVDEAMVLFKELCNKNLVPTIASYNSLIDGLCNSGRISHVKKLLDEMHGSAQPPDVVTYNILIDALCKEGRILEALGVLVMMMKKGVKPNIVTYNAMMDGYCLRNNVNVAKDIFNRMVKSGLEPDILNYNVLINGYCKTEMVDEAIVLFKEMRHKNLIPDIASYNSLIDGLCNLGRIPHVQELLDEMCDSGQSPDVITYNILLDAFCKTQPFDKAISLFRQIVEGIWPDFYTNHAIVDNLCKGEKLKMAEDALKHLLMHGCSPNVQTYTILINALCKDGSFGEAMLLLSKMEDNDRPPDAITFEIIIGVLLQRNETDKAEKLREEMIARGLVNIEKRLMYEEGGNL
- the LOC11417028 gene encoding pentatricopeptide repeat-containing protein At1g64100 isoform X2 — translated: MEKSSVQPNLVMYSALIDGLCKDGFVSDALGLCSQIGERGILLDAVTYNSLIDGCCSVGRWQEVTQLLTKMVRENVDPDDYTFNILIDALCKEGRILEAQGVLAMMSKRGEKPDIVTYNALMEGYCSRENVHEARELFNRMVKRGLEPDVLNYNVLIDGYCKTKMVDEAMVLFKELCNKNLVPTIASYNSLIDGLCNSGRISHVKKLLDEMHGSAQPPDVVTYNILIDALCKEGRILEALGVLVMMMKKGVKPNIVTYNAMMDGYCLRNNVNVAKDIFNRMVKSGLEPDILNYNVLINGYCKTEMVDEAIVLFKEMRHKNLIPDIASYNSLIDGLCNLGRIPHVQELLDEMCDSGQSPDVITYNILLDAFCKTQPFDKAISLFRQIVEGIWPDFYTNHAIVDNLCKGEKLKMAEDALKHLLMHGCSPNVQTYTILINALCKDGSFGEAMLLLSKMEDNDRPPDAITFEIIIGVLLQRNETDKAEKLREEMIARGLVNIEKRLMYEEGGNL